From the genome of Epinephelus moara isolate mb chromosome 10, YSFRI_EMoa_1.0, whole genome shotgun sequence, one region includes:
- the serbp1a gene encoding SERPINE1 mRNA binding protein 1a isoform X4, whose amino-acid sequence MPGQMQEGFGCAITNRFDQLFDDESDPFELLKQAEVKKKEAPAPGAAKTAAQAAKQPKKESQKDRKTPLTDKKEETQAPVPLKKDGAGMRRMGRKPEGDGSRPQGGQGEGRPPTDRRPVDRRPPRRFERPAGEGGEKPEGGEFSVEKPIGDRPMRGRGGGRGGRGGRGRGMGRNDGFDSRGKREFDRHSGSDRSLKGEEKRGGSGSHNWGTVKDELNELDQSNVTEENPEGEEHPPADSENKENEVEEVKEEGPKEMTLDEWKAMQDKERAKVEFNIRKANEGADWNKGFVLHKSKAEDKKEDLIESPGEEHKPEDEHHFRKPANDITSQLEINFGDLGRPGRGRGGPRGGRGGRGRGGAPGGAPRDEATRPARGGRTDKSSVSVPNVDDPEAFPALA is encoded by the exons ATGCCCGGACAAATGCAAGAAGGTTTTGGTTGTGCCATAACCAATCGGTTCGACCAGTTATTTGACGATGAGTCGGATCCATTTGAGCTGCTGAAGCAAGCCGAAGTGAAGAAGAAGGAGGCTCCTGCTCCTGGTGCCGCCAAGACGGCAGCACAGGCTGCCAAGCAGCCGAAAAAGGAGTcccaaaaagacagaaagacccCGCTGACTGACAAGAAGGAGGAGACCCAGGCACCCGTCCCACTCAAGAAAGATG GTGCCGGCATGAGGAGAATGGGCCGCAAGCCGGAGGGCGATGGCTCCAGACCCCAGGGCGGCCAGGGAGAGGGGCGCCCCCCTACAGACAGACGGCCAGTGGACAGGCGGCCACCACGGCGCTTTGAGAGGCCTGCTGGTGAAGGTGGTGAGAAGCCTGAGGGCGGCGAATTCTCTGTGGAAAA ACCCATTGGCGACAGGCCGATGAGAGGACGGGGCGGTGGCAGAGGCGGCCGAGGAGGCAGAGGCCGCGGCATGGGTCGCAACGATGGCTTTGACTCCAGAGGAAAACGTGAATTCGATAGACACAGTGGCAGTGACCGATC TCTGAAAGGTGAGGAGAAGCGTGGTGGAAGTGGATCTCACAACTGGGGCACCGTCAAGGATGAACTTAA cGAGCTTGACCAATCAAACGTCACTGAAGAGAAccccgaaggagaggagcatcCACCTGCCGACTCTGAGAACAA ggaGAATGAGGTTGAGGAAGTGAAGGAAGAAGGCCCCAAGGAGATGACTCTGGATGAATGGAAGGCCATGCAGGACAAGGAGCGGGCCAAGGTGGAGTTCAACATCCGCAAGGCCAACGAGGGAGCTGATTGGAACAAAGGTTTTGTGCTGCACAAGTCAAAGGCAGAG GATAAGAAAGAAGACTTGATTGAGTCTCCAGGGGAGGAGCACAAG CCTGAGGACGAGCACCACTTCCGGAAGCCAGCCAATGACATTACGTCCCAGCTGGAGATCAATTTTGGAGACTTGGGCCGTCCAGGTCGTGGACGCGGTGGACCACGTGGTGGCCGGGGAGGCCGCGGCCGCGGTGGTGCACCCGGCGGTGCTCCCAGGGACGAAGCCACTAGGCCGGCCCGTGGAGGAAGGACTGACAAG
- the serbp1a gene encoding SERPINE1 mRNA binding protein 1a isoform X3 — protein sequence MPGQMQEGFGCAITNRFDQLFDDESDPFELLKQAEVKKKEAPAPGAAKTAAQAAKQPKKESQKDRKTPLTDKKEETQAPVPLKKDGAGMRRMGRKPEGDGSRPQGGQGEGRPPTDRRPVDRRPPRRFERPAGEGGEKPEGGEFSVEKPIGDRPMRGRGGGRGGRGGRGRGMGRNDGFDSRGKREFDRHSGSDRSLKGEEKRGGSGSHNWGTVKDELNELDQSNVTEENPEGEEHPPADSENKRENEVEEVKEEGPKEMTLDEWKAMQDKERAKVEFNIRKANEGADWNKGFVLHKSKAEDKKEDLIESPGEEHKPEDEHHFRKPANDITSQLEINFGDLGRPGRGRGGPRGGRGGRGRGGAPGGAPRDEATRPARGGRTDKSSVSVPNVDDPEAFPALA from the exons ATGCCCGGACAAATGCAAGAAGGTTTTGGTTGTGCCATAACCAATCGGTTCGACCAGTTATTTGACGATGAGTCGGATCCATTTGAGCTGCTGAAGCAAGCCGAAGTGAAGAAGAAGGAGGCTCCTGCTCCTGGTGCCGCCAAGACGGCAGCACAGGCTGCCAAGCAGCCGAAAAAGGAGTcccaaaaagacagaaagacccCGCTGACTGACAAGAAGGAGGAGACCCAGGCACCCGTCCCACTCAAGAAAGATG GTGCCGGCATGAGGAGAATGGGCCGCAAGCCGGAGGGCGATGGCTCCAGACCCCAGGGCGGCCAGGGAGAGGGGCGCCCCCCTACAGACAGACGGCCAGTGGACAGGCGGCCACCACGGCGCTTTGAGAGGCCTGCTGGTGAAGGTGGTGAGAAGCCTGAGGGCGGCGAATTCTCTGTGGAAAA ACCCATTGGCGACAGGCCGATGAGAGGACGGGGCGGTGGCAGAGGCGGCCGAGGAGGCAGAGGCCGCGGCATGGGTCGCAACGATGGCTTTGACTCCAGAGGAAAACGTGAATTCGATAGACACAGTGGCAGTGACCGATC TCTGAAAGGTGAGGAGAAGCGTGGTGGAAGTGGATCTCACAACTGGGGCACCGTCAAGGATGAACTTAA cGAGCTTGACCAATCAAACGTCACTGAAGAGAAccccgaaggagaggagcatcCACCTGCCGACTCTGAGAACAA aagggaGAATGAGGTTGAGGAAGTGAAGGAAGAAGGCCCCAAGGAGATGACTCTGGATGAATGGAAGGCCATGCAGGACAAGGAGCGGGCCAAGGTGGAGTTCAACATCCGCAAGGCCAACGAGGGAGCTGATTGGAACAAAGGTTTTGTGCTGCACAAGTCAAAGGCAGAG GATAAGAAAGAAGACTTGATTGAGTCTCCAGGGGAGGAGCACAAG CCTGAGGACGAGCACCACTTCCGGAAGCCAGCCAATGACATTACGTCCCAGCTGGAGATCAATTTTGGAGACTTGGGCCGTCCAGGTCGTGGACGCGGTGGACCACGTGGTGGCCGGGGAGGCCGCGGCCGCGGTGGTGCACCCGGCGGTGCTCCCAGGGACGAAGCCACTAGGCCGGCCCGTGGAGGAAGGACTGACAAG
- the serbp1a gene encoding SERPINE1 mRNA binding protein 1a isoform X1, whose amino-acid sequence MPGQMQEGFGCAITNRFDQLFDDESDPFELLKQAEVKKKEAPAPGAAKTAAQAAKQPKKESQKDRKTPLTDKKEETQAPVPLKKDGAGMRRMGRKPEGDGSRPQGGQGEGRPPTDRRPVDRRPPRRFERPAGEGGEKPEGGEFSVEKPIGDRPMRGRGGGRGGRGGRGRGMGRNDGFDSRGKREFDRHSGSDRSSLKGEEKRGGSGSHNWGTVKDELNELDQSNVTEENPEGEEHPPADSENKRENEVEEVKEEGPKEMTLDEWKAMQDKERAKVEFNIRKANEGADWNKGFVLHKSKAEDKKEDLIESPGEEHKPEDEHHFRKPANDITSQLEINFGDLGRPGRGRGGPRGGRGGRGRGGAPGGAPRDEATRPARGGRTDKSSVSVPNVDDPEAFPALA is encoded by the exons ATGCCCGGACAAATGCAAGAAGGTTTTGGTTGTGCCATAACCAATCGGTTCGACCAGTTATTTGACGATGAGTCGGATCCATTTGAGCTGCTGAAGCAAGCCGAAGTGAAGAAGAAGGAGGCTCCTGCTCCTGGTGCCGCCAAGACGGCAGCACAGGCTGCCAAGCAGCCGAAAAAGGAGTcccaaaaagacagaaagacccCGCTGACTGACAAGAAGGAGGAGACCCAGGCACCCGTCCCACTCAAGAAAGATG GTGCCGGCATGAGGAGAATGGGCCGCAAGCCGGAGGGCGATGGCTCCAGACCCCAGGGCGGCCAGGGAGAGGGGCGCCCCCCTACAGACAGACGGCCAGTGGACAGGCGGCCACCACGGCGCTTTGAGAGGCCTGCTGGTGAAGGTGGTGAGAAGCCTGAGGGCGGCGAATTCTCTGTGGAAAA ACCCATTGGCGACAGGCCGATGAGAGGACGGGGCGGTGGCAGAGGCGGCCGAGGAGGCAGAGGCCGCGGCATGGGTCGCAACGATGGCTTTGACTCCAGAGGAAAACGTGAATTCGATAGACACAGTGGCAGTGACCGATC TAGTCTGAAAGGTGAGGAGAAGCGTGGTGGAAGTGGATCTCACAACTGGGGCACCGTCAAGGATGAACTTAA cGAGCTTGACCAATCAAACGTCACTGAAGAGAAccccgaaggagaggagcatcCACCTGCCGACTCTGAGAACAA aagggaGAATGAGGTTGAGGAAGTGAAGGAAGAAGGCCCCAAGGAGATGACTCTGGATGAATGGAAGGCCATGCAGGACAAGGAGCGGGCCAAGGTGGAGTTCAACATCCGCAAGGCCAACGAGGGAGCTGATTGGAACAAAGGTTTTGTGCTGCACAAGTCAAAGGCAGAG GATAAGAAAGAAGACTTGATTGAGTCTCCAGGGGAGGAGCACAAG CCTGAGGACGAGCACCACTTCCGGAAGCCAGCCAATGACATTACGTCCCAGCTGGAGATCAATTTTGGAGACTTGGGCCGTCCAGGTCGTGGACGCGGTGGACCACGTGGTGGCCGGGGAGGCCGCGGCCGCGGTGGTGCACCCGGCGGTGCTCCCAGGGACGAAGCCACTAGGCCGGCCCGTGGAGGAAGGACTGACAAG
- the serbp1a gene encoding SERPINE1 mRNA binding protein 1a isoform X2, which translates to MPGQMQEGFGCAITNRFDQLFDDESDPFELLKQAEVKKKEAPAPGAAKTAAQAAKQPKKESQKDRKTPLTDKKEETQAPVPLKKDGAGMRRMGRKPEGDGSRPQGGQGEGRPPTDRRPVDRRPPRRFERPAGEGGEKPEGGEFSVEKPIGDRPMRGRGGGRGGRGGRGRGMGRNDGFDSRGKREFDRHSGSDRSSLKGEEKRGGSGSHNWGTVKDELNELDQSNVTEENPEGEEHPPADSENKENEVEEVKEEGPKEMTLDEWKAMQDKERAKVEFNIRKANEGADWNKGFVLHKSKAEDKKEDLIESPGEEHKPEDEHHFRKPANDITSQLEINFGDLGRPGRGRGGPRGGRGGRGRGGAPGGAPRDEATRPARGGRTDKSSVSVPNVDDPEAFPALA; encoded by the exons ATGCCCGGACAAATGCAAGAAGGTTTTGGTTGTGCCATAACCAATCGGTTCGACCAGTTATTTGACGATGAGTCGGATCCATTTGAGCTGCTGAAGCAAGCCGAAGTGAAGAAGAAGGAGGCTCCTGCTCCTGGTGCCGCCAAGACGGCAGCACAGGCTGCCAAGCAGCCGAAAAAGGAGTcccaaaaagacagaaagacccCGCTGACTGACAAGAAGGAGGAGACCCAGGCACCCGTCCCACTCAAGAAAGATG GTGCCGGCATGAGGAGAATGGGCCGCAAGCCGGAGGGCGATGGCTCCAGACCCCAGGGCGGCCAGGGAGAGGGGCGCCCCCCTACAGACAGACGGCCAGTGGACAGGCGGCCACCACGGCGCTTTGAGAGGCCTGCTGGTGAAGGTGGTGAGAAGCCTGAGGGCGGCGAATTCTCTGTGGAAAA ACCCATTGGCGACAGGCCGATGAGAGGACGGGGCGGTGGCAGAGGCGGCCGAGGAGGCAGAGGCCGCGGCATGGGTCGCAACGATGGCTTTGACTCCAGAGGAAAACGTGAATTCGATAGACACAGTGGCAGTGACCGATC TAGTCTGAAAGGTGAGGAGAAGCGTGGTGGAAGTGGATCTCACAACTGGGGCACCGTCAAGGATGAACTTAA cGAGCTTGACCAATCAAACGTCACTGAAGAGAAccccgaaggagaggagcatcCACCTGCCGACTCTGAGAACAA ggaGAATGAGGTTGAGGAAGTGAAGGAAGAAGGCCCCAAGGAGATGACTCTGGATGAATGGAAGGCCATGCAGGACAAGGAGCGGGCCAAGGTGGAGTTCAACATCCGCAAGGCCAACGAGGGAGCTGATTGGAACAAAGGTTTTGTGCTGCACAAGTCAAAGGCAGAG GATAAGAAAGAAGACTTGATTGAGTCTCCAGGGGAGGAGCACAAG CCTGAGGACGAGCACCACTTCCGGAAGCCAGCCAATGACATTACGTCCCAGCTGGAGATCAATTTTGGAGACTTGGGCCGTCCAGGTCGTGGACGCGGTGGACCACGTGGTGGCCGGGGAGGCCGCGGCCGCGGTGGTGCACCCGGCGGTGCTCCCAGGGACGAAGCCACTAGGCCGGCCCGTGGAGGAAGGACTGACAAG
- the hsd17b7 gene encoding 3-keto-steroid reductase isoform X2 → MRRAQAARSALLTSHPTAQVALLQMDTSSISSVLSAAQEVKLRYNRLDYLYLNAGIMPNPQFDVKAFFKGLFSSRIIAMFATGEGILTQEDCVTPDGMQEVFVTNLFGHFLLIRELEPVLCRAGATSQLIWTSSSNAHRSAFNLEDIQHQRGTQPYSSSKYASDLLSLALNTHYNKQGLYSSVICPGFVMTNLTYSILPSFPAFLWTLLMPVFWLIRIFTNTFTLTPYNGAEALFWLFKQKPESLDPQAKYHSLTSGLGNNYTQPRKMDIDLDTSDALYEKLLQLETEVRKKLKEKQKESAARSQ, encoded by the exons ATGCGGCGTGCTCAGGCAGCTCGCTCCGCCCTCCTCACCTCTCACCCCACAGCCCAGGTGGCACTGCTGCAGATGGACACCAGCAgcatctcctctgtcctctctgctgctcaggAGGTCAAACTCAG GTATAACCGGCTGGACTACCTCTACCTGAACGCAGGCATCATGCCAAACCCACAGTTTGATGTAAAAGCCTTTTTCAAAGGCCTCTTCTCCAG CCGCATCATCGCCATGTTCGCCACTGGTGAGGGAATTCTGACGCAGGAGGACTGTGTCACCCCTGACGGCATGCAAGAAGTTTTTGTGACCAACCTCtttggtcacttcctgttg ATCAGGGAGCTGGAACCAGTTCTGTGCAGAGCAGGCGCGACGTCCCAGCTGATCTGGACCTCCTCCAGTAACGCTCATCGCTCAGCTTTTAACCTTGAAGACATACAGCACCAGAGAGGCACCCAACCTTATAGCTCCTCCAAATACGCCTCTGACCTGCTCAGCCTGGCGCTCAACACACACTACAACAAACAG GGTCTGTACTCATCTGTCATTTGTCCTGGTTTTGTGATGACCAATCTGACCTACAGTATCCTGCCCTCCTTCCCAGCCTTCCTCTGGACGCTGCTCATGCCTGTCTTCTGGCTT AtaagaatcttcaccaacacgTTCACCCTGACCCCTTATAATGGAGCTGAAGCCCTG TTCTGGCTGTTTAAGCAAAAGCCTGAATCACTGGACCCTCAAGCCAAGTACCACAGCTTAACATCTGGGCTGGGCAACAACTACACACAGCCACGCAAG ATGGATATTGACTTGGATACATCAGACGCTTTGTACGAGAAGTTGCTGCAACTTGAAACTGAAGTAAGAAAGaaactgaaggaaaaacaaaaagaatccGCAGCAAGGTCACAGTAG
- the hsd17b7 gene encoding 3-keto-steroid reductase isoform X1, translated as MNKVVLVTGANSGIGLALCERLLSEDTEGLQLCLACRNMRRAQAARSALLTSHPTAQVALLQMDTSSISSVLSAAQEVKLRYNRLDYLYLNAGIMPNPQFDVKAFFKGLFSSRIIAMFATGEGILTQEDCVTPDGMQEVFVTNLFGHFLLIRELEPVLCRAGATSQLIWTSSSNAHRSAFNLEDIQHQRGTQPYSSSKYASDLLSLALNTHYNKQGLYSSVICPGFVMTNLTYSILPSFPAFLWTLLMPVFWLIRIFTNTFTLTPYNGAEALFWLFKQKPESLDPQAKYHSLTSGLGNNYTQPRKMDIDLDTSDALYEKLLQLETEVRKKLKEKQKESAARSQ; from the exons ATGAACAAGGTGGTTTTGGTGACGGGAGCAAACAG TGGCATTGGCCTGGCGCTGTGTGAGCGTCTCCTCTCTGAGGACACAGAGGGTCTCCAGCTGTGTCTGGCCTGCAGGAACATGCGGCGTGCTCAGGCAGCTCGCTCCGCCCTCCTCACCTCTCACCCCACAGCCCAGGTGGCACTGCTGCAGATGGACACCAGCAgcatctcctctgtcctctctgctgctcaggAGGTCAAACTCAG GTATAACCGGCTGGACTACCTCTACCTGAACGCAGGCATCATGCCAAACCCACAGTTTGATGTAAAAGCCTTTTTCAAAGGCCTCTTCTCCAG CCGCATCATCGCCATGTTCGCCACTGGTGAGGGAATTCTGACGCAGGAGGACTGTGTCACCCCTGACGGCATGCAAGAAGTTTTTGTGACCAACCTCtttggtcacttcctgttg ATCAGGGAGCTGGAACCAGTTCTGTGCAGAGCAGGCGCGACGTCCCAGCTGATCTGGACCTCCTCCAGTAACGCTCATCGCTCAGCTTTTAACCTTGAAGACATACAGCACCAGAGAGGCACCCAACCTTATAGCTCCTCCAAATACGCCTCTGACCTGCTCAGCCTGGCGCTCAACACACACTACAACAAACAG GGTCTGTACTCATCTGTCATTTGTCCTGGTTTTGTGATGACCAATCTGACCTACAGTATCCTGCCCTCCTTCCCAGCCTTCCTCTGGACGCTGCTCATGCCTGTCTTCTGGCTT AtaagaatcttcaccaacacgTTCACCCTGACCCCTTATAATGGAGCTGAAGCCCTG TTCTGGCTGTTTAAGCAAAAGCCTGAATCACTGGACCCTCAAGCCAAGTACCACAGCTTAACATCTGGGCTGGGCAACAACTACACACAGCCACGCAAG ATGGATATTGACTTGGATACATCAGACGCTTTGTACGAGAAGTTGCTGCAACTTGAAACTGAAGTAAGAAAGaaactgaaggaaaaacaaaaagaatccGCAGCAAGGTCACAGTAG